One genomic region from SAR92 clade bacterium H455 encodes:
- a CDS encoding acyl carrier protein — MSATDLSTLKIIRQQIGELLGTDSNELIGRTTVIKEILDSMLFVGLLVRVENYFNIEISDATIYESGLISIGDLVDCIHAQQLIKQKTTAII, encoded by the coding sequence ATGAGCGCAACAGACTTATCTACCCTAAAGATTATTCGCCAACAGATCGGCGAGTTGCTCGGTACTGACAGCAACGAATTGATCGGCCGCACAACGGTGATCAAAGAGATACTGGATTCAATGCTATTTGTCGGCCTATTGGTGCGCGTGGAAAACTATTTCAATATCGAAATATCTGATGCCACCATCTATGAAAGCGGCCTTATCAGTATTGGCGATCTTGTTGACTGTATTCACGCACAGCAGTTAATCAAACAAAAGACTACAGCCATTATTTAA
- a CDS encoding ectoine synthase: MIIRKLQDITHSEREVNWGNGISRRFLLEKDGMGYSLTDTVVRANTSSLLEYKNHMEACYCISGSGLVVEASTGNSHEIEVGTMYALDKNDAHYLVAQDEDLRLICVFMPALAGHEAHSLDPESASAY, translated from the coding sequence ATGATCATTCGCAAGCTGCAAGATATTACGCACTCAGAGCGTGAAGTTAATTGGGGAAATGGCATCAGTCGCCGCTTTTTACTGGAAAAGGATGGTATGGGTTACAGTCTCACAGATACCGTGGTCCGGGCCAACACCAGCTCGCTGCTGGAATATAAAAACCATATGGAGGCCTGTTACTGTATTTCTGGTTCCGGCCTGGTGGTCGAGGCATCTACAGGTAACTCCCATGAGATCGAGGTTGGTACCATGTATGCGCTAGACAAAAATGACGCCCATTATTTGGTCGCTCAAGATGAGGATTTGCGTCTTATTTGCGTGTTTATGCCGGCACTGGCAGGTCATGAAGCCCACAGCCTGGATCCGGAGAGTGCCTCAGCTTACTAA
- a CDS encoding amino acid adenylation domain-containing protein: MKKQTTQIREMASEANLKAINTAPKTASKIAPATSGQQRLWYQCEMLNPAYSYNEQLEIKIYGKLDIIVLKEIIDRVVQEHEILRTVFKLSPENQLQQIIKPAFSLALPVINVGNLSTTEKQLERLINDHCLEQGQALYNLAKGPLFRVAVLQLPNDQQLFLCSFHHIIMDGRAAIILLKEINQLYNSGCKKQPCDSAKRFQMADYVVAESQRLQSDLLQRQVKHWTEQLQDMPPLLELPTDYPRQTTAGYFGAWQAVAISEKLTSSLLATSWKQRVSPFIVIMAAYKSLLMHYSGQQDIVVGTIFANRPHLNTSNLIGFLAETALLRSKVTPQMLFSDLLRDLEALCSDALYKRPVPFALLMDSLRKTGALAADANPIQAALVFDSIALEDHMLAGQRSDPATSRSMEVTKFDLTLSLEIIDGQLKGHFEYSTALFDAATIKRMAEHFQTLLSSVVENPKQPIGDLPLLSRKEHTTVLRDWNKTRIKYPANLTIHQLFDQQAITQPSTIALICGTHRISYHQLNALTNQLANYLVAQGVTQDSPVGLYMHRSGDMIIALLAILKAGGYYIPIDPSSPRQRINYQLSNSHIELLLTESGLNTSDFENPSIDCLCLDSQWHKVEAQPFTKPSIASTPEQLAYVNYTSGSTGLPKAVGIPHKGVVRLSKNNQYQRLHSSKRTLHASSIAFDAATFEIWSALLNGGTLVLYPNETLSPRRLEQLIVEQHIDTVFLTTSLFHMLVDEHPKALETVPLVLTGGEALSLEHIKIACRHCPNTQFVNVYGPTENTTFTTYHAIDNNRLGSNGCAHYLSVPIGRPVSNTTTYILDTHCRPVPIGVIGELHIGGDGLARNYLDRPALSAEKFIPDPFSLTPGQRMYKSGDLARYSVTGEIEFCGRVDDQVKIRGYRIELGEVEAAITGLPQVRESLVLTHSRDASGSNHFLTAYVAGQKDIVIDSHLLRSELQAILPHYMVPALFIILDKLPLNSSGKVNRKALPEPDLNALQPTQYSPPSNPTEDKLVAIWATILALPENHISTEHDFFELGGNSISVMRMLSLCHKQGLELSAKQVFEQRTIARLSQSIATTATPKVGTTKLLTEICLDSSIQLSDLPWSSMRNPSAILLTGCSGFVGAFLLKELLSQTDVQIYCLIRADSVSHGTRRIRQKLKQYNLYNEQFDERISPILGDLSQPRFGLNQTDFNSLASKVDSIIHSGAWVNHVYPYDMLKAANVDGTREVLRLATTEKIKSVHHISILNTDSVSENDFERLANGGDYGYALSKYAAEKMIDLASEKGIPISVHRLGMVSGDQQGASNMHDRICLLIKGCIELNAIPNSAGLALICSPTLTPVDFVAKAIVTLCKHSNHLDQHFDIVSPRPMVWSELIAALVEFGYGIEILPIAQWQDKLTQQANKNPDSKILETLSGLYIDEPSSLQESCFSEEFNFDKGYLPMLDTLYNADVQCGSINRETIKRYLGYLVEEGFVAGPQKSPNPSIQLIKH, from the coding sequence ATGAAAAAACAGACAACTCAGATCAGAGAAATGGCCTCTGAAGCAAACCTAAAGGCAATTAATACAGCACCCAAAACCGCAAGTAAGATTGCACCCGCCACCAGCGGTCAACAGCGCCTTTGGTATCAGTGTGAAATGTTGAACCCCGCCTACAGCTATAACGAACAGCTTGAGATAAAGATCTACGGAAAATTAGATATCATTGTCCTAAAAGAGATTATCGATAGAGTTGTTCAGGAACATGAAATCCTGCGCACAGTTTTCAAATTATCCCCAGAAAACCAACTGCAACAAATAATTAAACCTGCTTTTTCTCTGGCACTTCCGGTGATTAATGTCGGCAATTTATCGACCACTGAAAAACAGTTAGAGCGACTGATAAATGATCATTGTCTAGAACAGGGTCAGGCCCTTTACAATCTTGCTAAGGGGCCATTGTTTCGCGTCGCCGTACTGCAGCTGCCCAATGATCAGCAGCTATTTCTCTGTTCATTTCATCACATTATTATGGATGGCCGAGCTGCAATTATCCTGCTAAAAGAGATCAATCAACTCTACAACAGCGGTTGCAAAAAGCAGCCTTGTGACAGCGCCAAACGGTTTCAGATGGCCGATTATGTTGTTGCTGAGAGCCAGCGACTGCAAAGCGATCTACTGCAGCGCCAAGTAAAGCACTGGACCGAGCAACTCCAGGATATGCCACCCCTACTGGAGCTTCCCACCGACTATCCACGGCAGACGACGGCGGGTTACTTTGGTGCTTGGCAAGCTGTGGCGATCTCGGAAAAGCTCACCAGTAGTCTGCTGGCAACCAGCTGGAAGCAACGTGTTTCGCCGTTTATAGTAATCATGGCCGCCTATAAAAGCCTGCTGATGCACTACAGCGGTCAGCAGGATATTGTAGTCGGAACGATCTTTGCCAATCGACCTCATTTAAACACCAGCAACCTGATCGGTTTCCTCGCTGAGACCGCCTTGCTGCGTTCAAAAGTCACACCACAGATGCTCTTTAGCGACCTTCTCAGGGACCTGGAGGCGCTTTGCAGTGATGCTCTCTACAAGCGCCCTGTGCCCTTCGCTTTGCTGATGGACAGCTTGCGTAAAACCGGCGCACTGGCAGCGGATGCCAACCCGATTCAAGCGGCATTGGTGTTTGACAGTATTGCATTGGAAGACCATATGCTCGCTGGCCAGCGCTCAGATCCGGCTACCTCTAGGTCCATGGAGGTCACCAAATTTGACCTGACCCTGTCTCTAGAAATTATTGATGGCCAACTCAAAGGACACTTTGAATACAGCACTGCGCTATTCGATGCCGCGACGATTAAGCGCATGGCAGAGCACTTTCAGACACTGCTCAGTTCTGTCGTGGAAAACCCTAAACAGCCTATTGGCGACCTTCCTCTGCTGAGTCGCAAAGAACACACAACAGTTCTCAGGGACTGGAATAAAACGCGCATTAAATACCCAGCCAACCTCACTATTCATCAGCTTTTTGATCAACAGGCAATCACCCAGCCAAGCACCATCGCGCTGATCTGCGGCACGCACAGAATCAGTTATCATCAGCTCAATGCTCTAACCAATCAGTTGGCCAACTATCTGGTCGCCCAGGGTGTCACTCAAGACTCCCCTGTCGGGCTCTATATGCATCGGAGTGGCGATATGATTATTGCCCTACTTGCGATTCTCAAAGCCGGCGGGTACTACATCCCCATAGACCCAAGCTCTCCCCGTCAACGAATAAATTATCAGCTTAGTAACAGTCATATTGAACTGCTATTGACTGAGAGCGGACTGAATACCAGCGACTTTGAAAACCCCAGTATTGACTGTCTCTGCCTAGACAGCCAATGGCACAAAGTCGAAGCTCAGCCATTCACTAAACCATCAATCGCATCCACACCTGAGCAACTGGCCTATGTCAATTACACCTCCGGTTCCACCGGATTGCCAAAGGCGGTTGGCATACCCCACAAGGGCGTGGTTCGCCTGAGCAAAAACAATCAGTACCAGCGTCTTCACAGCAGCAAGCGAACCTTGCATGCCTCATCCATCGCTTTCGACGCTGCCACCTTCGAGATTTGGAGCGCACTACTCAACGGCGGCACCTTGGTGCTTTACCCTAATGAAACACTGTCACCTCGTAGACTGGAACAGCTCATAGTTGAGCAGCATATAGATACGGTTTTTTTAACCACCTCACTATTTCATATGCTTGTCGACGAACACCCCAAAGCTCTAGAGACCGTTCCCTTGGTACTCACTGGCGGCGAAGCCCTCTCCCTTGAGCATATTAAAATAGCCTGCCGCCATTGCCCCAACACCCAGTTTGTCAATGTCTATGGCCCCACTGAGAACACCACCTTTACCACCTACCACGCCATCGACAACAACAGACTGGGCAGCAATGGCTGCGCCCACTACCTGTCAGTGCCAATCGGCCGGCCAGTTAGCAATACAACGACCTATATCTTGGATACTCACTGTCGCCCTGTGCCCATTGGTGTTATCGGCGAACTCCATATAGGTGGCGACGGCCTAGCGCGCAATTACCTGGATCGTCCGGCACTCAGCGCAGAAAAATTTATCCCCGACCCCTTTAGCCTGACGCCAGGACAACGGATGTACAAGAGTGGCGATCTAGCCCGCTACTCCGTCACTGGCGAGATTGAATTTTGCGGACGGGTTGATGATCAGGTCAAAATCAGAGGCTACCGCATTGAACTGGGTGAAGTGGAGGCAGCCATTACCGGCCTACCCCAGGTGCGTGAATCGTTAGTCTTAACCCATAGTCGTGACGCCAGTGGCAGCAATCATTTTCTCACCGCCTATGTAGCTGGGCAAAAAGATATAGTCATAGACAGTCACCTATTGCGCAGCGAACTGCAGGCAATACTGCCCCACTATATGGTTCCGGCGCTATTTATCATTCTCGACAAGCTGCCACTCAACAGCAGTGGAAAAGTTAATCGAAAAGCCCTTCCCGAACCCGATCTCAATGCCCTGCAACCGACCCAATATAGCCCCCCGAGCAATCCAACCGAAGACAAACTGGTGGCGATCTGGGCCACTATTTTGGCGCTACCAGAAAATCATATCAGTACTGAGCATGACTTTTTTGAGCTCGGTGGCAATTCCATTTCGGTGATGCGAATGCTCTCTCTGTGCCACAAACAGGGATTAGAGCTTAGCGCCAAACAGGTTTTTGAGCAGCGCACCATTGCTCGCCTAAGCCAATCCATTGCAACAACAGCAACACCAAAGGTAGGCACCACCAAACTGCTCACAGAGATATGCCTGGACAGCAGCATCCAGCTCAGCGACCTACCCTGGAGTTCAATGCGCAACCCCAGCGCCATTCTGCTAACCGGCTGCAGTGGATTTGTCGGTGCCTTTTTACTTAAAGAACTGCTCAGCCAAACCGATGTGCAGATCTATTGTTTAATCCGTGCCGATTCAGTGAGCCATGGAACTAGGCGAATTCGACAAAAGCTTAAGCAATATAATCTCTACAACGAGCAATTCGACGAACGTATCAGCCCTATACTCGGCGACCTGTCTCAGCCACGCTTTGGCTTAAATCAGACCGACTTTAACTCTCTGGCCAGTAAAGTCGACAGCATTATTCACAGCGGCGCCTGGGTCAATCATGTCTATCCCTACGACATGCTAAAAGCCGCCAATGTGGATGGCACCCGCGAAGTGCTGCGCCTAGCCACCACCGAGAAAATCAAATCGGTTCACCATATCTCGATACTGAATACCGACAGTGTCAGCGAGAATGATTTTGAGCGCCTCGCCAACGGCGGTGACTATGGCTATGCCCTGAGTAAATACGCCGCAGAAAAAATGATCGACCTAGCCAGTGAGAAAGGCATACCCATATCCGTGCATCGACTGGGTATGGTGAGCGGCGACCAACAGGGCGCCTCCAACATGCACGACCGCATCTGTCTTTTGATAAAAGGCTGTATTGAACTCAACGCCATACCCAACAGCGCCGGGTTGGCACTGATCTGCTCCCCCACATTGACCCCAGTGGACTTTGTCGCCAAAGCCATCGTCACTCTGTGCAAACACTCAAATCACTTAGACCAGCACTTTGATATTGTCAGCCCGCGGCCAATGGTCTGGAGCGAGTTAATTGCCGCGCTGGTGGAATTTGGCTATGGCATCGAGATCCTGCCGATCGCTCAGTGGCAGGACAAGCTCACACAACAAGCGAATAAAAACCCTGATTCAAAAATCCTTGAGACCCTATCTGGGCTTTATATAGATGAGCCGTCAAGCCTTCAGGAAAGCTGCTTTTCCGAGGAATTTAACTTCGATAAAGGCTACCTGCCGATGCTCGACACCCTGTACAACGCGGATGTTCAGTGCGGCAGTATTAATCGCGAGACGATTAAGCGGTATTTGGGGTATTTGGTTGAGGAGGGGTTTGTAGCGGGCCCTCAAAAGTCGCCAAACCCATCTATTCAATTGATCAAACACTAG
- a CDS encoding thiamine pyrophosphate-dependent dehydrogenase E1 component subunit alpha, producing the protein MQRIRQFEESLIIRGTEGHLAIGQEAAIVGACMALNDNDYITGTHRSHGHPIGKGAALRPLMAEMLGKVTGICKGRGGSMHFADSTVGVISESAIVGGGIPLATGAALSISVLATDQVSLCFFGDGACNEGAFSEAINMAAIWNLPVIYFCENNHYAMTTSITQSHGQPDIAKRGEAFGVPGVTVDGQNVDAVYQVTAEAVSRARDGHGPTLIEAKTYRFEEHNEGLEVPTPYRSEAEINHYRTHCDPLVLYRDSLLKKGISKRQLSTIKAEVAAEVVDANQFADSSPFPDESSLYDYMYSNPINYPN; encoded by the coding sequence ATGCAGAGAATTCGGCAATTTGAAGAGTCTCTTATTATCCGAGGTACGGAGGGCCACTTGGCTATTGGACAGGAAGCAGCCATCGTTGGCGCCTGCATGGCATTAAATGATAATGATTACATAACAGGTACCCATAGAAGCCACGGCCATCCTATTGGCAAAGGAGCAGCACTAAGACCACTTATGGCGGAAATGCTGGGCAAGGTCACCGGCATATGTAAAGGGCGCGGCGGATCAATGCACTTTGCCGACTCAACCGTCGGCGTCATCAGTGAGTCAGCCATTGTTGGCGGGGGTATACCTCTAGCCACTGGTGCCGCTCTTAGCATTTCGGTTTTGGCCACGGATCAAGTGAGCCTGTGTTTTTTCGGTGATGGTGCATGTAACGAAGGCGCTTTTAGCGAAGCCATCAATATGGCCGCCATCTGGAATCTTCCAGTTATCTACTTTTGCGAAAATAATCACTATGCAATGACTACTTCCATTACTCAATCACATGGCCAGCCTGACATTGCCAAAAGAGGCGAGGCCTTTGGCGTACCTGGAGTAACTGTCGACGGACAGAATGTCGATGCGGTCTATCAGGTCACTGCAGAAGCTGTATCAAGGGCAAGAGATGGGCATGGCCCCACGCTTATAGAAGCAAAAACCTATAGATTCGAAGAGCATAATGAGGGACTTGAAGTGCCGACTCCCTATCGTAGCGAAGCTGAAATCAATCATTATAGAACCCACTGCGACCCCTTAGTTTTGTACCGCGACAGCTTACTCAAAAAAGGTATCTCAAAAAGACAACTATCAACCATAAAAGCTGAAGTCGCAGCCGAAGTGGTCGATGCAAATCAGTTTGCCGACAGCAGCCCATTTCCAGACGAATCTTCACTTTATGACTACATGTACAGCAATCCAATCAACTACCCAAACTAA
- a CDS encoding 4'-phosphopantetheinyl transferase superfamily protein, producing the protein MTNIFQTAPFDLPASTNLSFCGCSFDWRQICAESFHRYGVQVPAQRANWSRKRQAEYIAGRYCAIQALTDTAGPNSRPELQIPIADNRRPQWPLGTLGSISHSRDRAIAIAARDTDFSGLGIDCETLLSDTAAAEIAPWVVQRNDLSCKIEASLSYGLWVTLIFSAKESLFKALAPTHKKYIDFGQLSNMFFVSQITAKTLILNTEPHLDRGSRSNSQFELFYRVVHHQIYTMALLPHS; encoded by the coding sequence TTGACCAATATTTTCCAGACCGCGCCATTTGATCTTCCTGCCTCGACAAACCTAAGCTTCTGTGGCTGCAGCTTTGATTGGCGTCAGATTTGTGCTGAGTCATTTCACCGCTATGGAGTTCAAGTTCCAGCTCAAAGAGCAAACTGGTCCCGGAAGCGGCAGGCAGAATATATAGCGGGCCGCTATTGCGCCATTCAAGCCCTGACCGATACAGCGGGGCCCAATAGCAGACCAGAACTTCAAATCCCGATTGCCGATAACCGCCGCCCCCAGTGGCCCCTCGGCACTCTGGGATCAATCAGCCACAGCCGTGATCGCGCTATTGCTATTGCGGCACGGGATACGGATTTTTCGGGACTCGGTATTGATTGTGAAACCCTACTCAGCGATACAGCTGCGGCTGAGATTGCACCCTGGGTGGTACAGCGTAATGATCTGAGCTGCAAAATTGAAGCTTCCCTAAGCTACGGCTTGTGGGTCACATTGATTTTTTCAGCCAAAGAGAGCTTATTTAAAGCTCTTGCTCCAACCCATAAAAAATATATTGATTTTGGACAACTTTCGAATATGTTTTTTGTCTCACAAATCACAGCAAAGACTTTGATTTTAAACACAGAACCGCATCTTGATAGAGGTTCTCGATCCAACTCTCAGTTTGAACTGTTCTACAGAGTAGTTCACCATCAGATATACACTATGGCGCTGTTACCACACAGCTAG
- a CDS encoding prolyl oligopeptidase family serine peptidase: MQRDIRQTPPFIEAQHLYQGIWPANSQRIVEAQHLDTSPDGRSAVFTGICGNKAGQLPAMTQRIFKIDLQSSYLCALTPNSCPEKRPEYSPCGKQIAFLSDRDGGANFQLTLLNLSTNLISQPPAVAGWVEELSWSPDGGSILLTVAGHGADQGSGQGAVPSQQYSEQHPEWMPEVSTGDEGYRWRHLWIYELATKKVRKVPTRDINIWEAVWCGNRGIAAITSDQPGEEAWYSATLQYIHPRTGATHSLYQPRDQIAYLCASPSGQTVALVSALSSDRGVVAGDLLTININTQTARQIDSNKVDITSIEWLSETRLLTAGQRGFETVALDHRLTDRPSSETVREIWQSSEISGSGHYTKICSLSARDCLLIAEGFKRAPEIGRISNGLYHPIKSFDLGYQRQAEVIHRIEKVTWQSPDGLEIQGWLLQPKGSAPHPTVMDMHGGPVWQWHPHWLGRRLHILMLLKHGYGVFMPNPRGSAGRGQEYCRKVLGDLGGADSNDCLSGLDYLVDQGLADATKIALIGHSYGGYLGAWLIGQDQRFTGAVISAPMTNYISQHLLSNISHYVELFLQDDYKNLDGKYMQRSPIIYAHQVNTPTLSLCGALDRCTPAAEATQFHNALLENGVKSVLVNYPLEGHGIKGIPAMLDYSARIFTWLTQYMQAPDSRPEAADHEWHPLKRQIPKVANPVS; the protein is encoded by the coding sequence ATGCAGCGCGATATTCGCCAAACCCCACCTTTTATTGAAGCTCAACATCTCTATCAAGGCATCTGGCCGGCAAATTCACAGCGCATAGTTGAAGCCCAACACCTAGACACCTCTCCCGATGGCCGCAGTGCAGTTTTTACCGGCATCTGTGGCAACAAGGCGGGCCAGCTCCCTGCCATGACTCAGCGAATTTTTAAAATAGACTTACAGAGCAGCTATCTCTGCGCCCTCACCCCCAACTCATGCCCCGAAAAGCGGCCAGAATATTCTCCCTGCGGCAAACAAATCGCTTTTCTCTCGGATCGCGATGGCGGCGCCAACTTTCAACTAACATTGCTCAATCTCAGTACTAACCTTATTAGTCAGCCCCCAGCTGTGGCCGGCTGGGTTGAAGAGTTAAGCTGGTCACCAGATGGTGGATCCATACTATTGACTGTGGCAGGTCACGGAGCCGATCAAGGCAGCGGTCAAGGCGCGGTTCCCAGTCAGCAGTACAGCGAACAGCACCCGGAATGGATGCCTGAAGTCAGTACTGGGGATGAAGGTTATCGCTGGCGGCATCTGTGGATCTATGAACTGGCGACCAAAAAAGTGCGCAAAGTGCCCACTCGAGACATCAATATCTGGGAGGCCGTATGGTGTGGCAATCGCGGTATTGCCGCCATCACCTCAGATCAACCCGGCGAAGAAGCCTGGTACTCAGCCACGCTGCAATATATTCATCCGCGCACAGGAGCCACCCACAGCCTCTACCAACCCAGAGACCAAATTGCCTATCTCTGCGCCTCGCCCTCAGGCCAAACTGTGGCTCTGGTATCGGCGCTCAGCAGTGACCGCGGAGTAGTAGCCGGTGACCTCTTAACCATTAATATCAACACCCAGACAGCTCGCCAGATTGACAGCAACAAGGTCGATATCACCTCCATTGAATGGCTTTCCGAGACCCGCCTGTTAACCGCAGGACAGCGAGGCTTTGAAACAGTGGCTCTAGACCATAGATTGACCGATCGACCTAGCTCGGAGACCGTACGTGAGATTTGGCAGAGCAGTGAGATCAGCGGCTCTGGGCACTATACAAAAATCTGCAGCCTGAGTGCCAGGGATTGCCTGCTGATCGCCGAGGGCTTTAAGCGTGCACCAGAAATCGGCCGCATTAGCAATGGGCTCTACCACCCCATAAAAAGCTTTGATCTGGGGTATCAGAGACAGGCGGAAGTCATTCATAGAATTGAAAAAGTGACCTGGCAATCCCCTGATGGCCTCGAGATTCAAGGCTGGTTACTACAGCCAAAAGGATCTGCCCCGCACCCTACAGTAATGGATATGCACGGCGGTCCAGTATGGCAGTGGCATCCCCACTGGCTCGGTCGGCGTCTTCATATACTAATGCTCTTAAAGCACGGCTATGGGGTGTTTATGCCAAACCCTCGAGGTAGCGCAGGACGTGGCCAGGAGTATTGTCGCAAGGTCCTGGGAGACCTCGGCGGCGCCGACAGCAATGACTGCCTCTCAGGATTGGATTATCTAGTGGATCAAGGCTTAGCGGATGCCACAAAAATTGCTCTGATTGGCCACAGCTACGGCGGCTACCTTGGGGCCTGGTTAATTGGACAAGACCAGCGTTTTACCGGGGCTGTGATTTCGGCACCTATGACTAACTACATAAGCCAGCATCTGCTATCGAATATATCCCACTATGTTGAGCTATTTCTGCAGGATGATTACAAGAACCTCGACGGTAAATACATGCAGCGCAGTCCGATCATCTATGCCCATCAGGTCAACACTCCGACACTGAGTCTCTGTGGCGCTCTGGATCGATGCACCCCCGCCGCCGAGGCGACGCAGTTTCACAATGCCCTGTTAGAAAATGGGGTTAAGTCGGTCTTGGTCAATTACCCATTGGAGGGCCATGGCATTAAGGGGATTCCCGCCATGCTCGATTATTCGGCGCGCATTTTTACCTGGCTAACGCAATATATGCAGGCCCCGGACTCGAGGCCTGAAGCTGCGGATCACGAATGGCATCCGCTAAAACGACAGATACCTAAGGTCGCCAACCCTGTTAGCTAG
- a CDS encoding AMP-binding protein has protein sequence MNNLKNYLTRSGIIYSEKEALKVADDSFNYKNLHGLACQFSQSLNLLQITPGSKVALWLPKSAEAYISIFGSVEHNSAFIPLDISMPASRVNYILSDSGADMLICRTSDYRKLSESRCRCLNLVILVGDEGEEDLYPLGRYLYWQDFMRTAPAACDTQVKCGHTATQAFDEESIAYIFYTSGSTGLPKGAAISHRAACSFVDWAVDCIDLTSADVVANQASLSFDLSTFDLFATLSAGATLVAIPDWPISSGYPFARFIQEQRISVWYSVPTILNKIAASQRKTPFNLNCLRVVIFAGEAFAKQDLVAFQCYVKEASLYNWYGATEINSCISHLVTAENLASDQPLPIGIPCPFVKIKLVFDAGSSVGELFVAGESLMTGYVKNGKIRKDGFVRGLDKEDLYYATGDLVSEENGLLIYHGRRDHMIKHKGYRVELAEIENNVLNHSGVEEVACVYVDKAIVLFVVPHASSLNLLESKLRSKLAETLPNYMRPEKMFISEKLPKSVRGKVDRGKLKTLYLDWLKHPAANQYCEQENTEEVAL, from the coding sequence GTGAATAATTTAAAAAACTATCTAACGCGGTCGGGAATTATCTACTCCGAAAAAGAAGCCCTAAAGGTAGCGGACGATTCATTCAACTACAAGAATCTTCACGGCCTGGCCTGTCAATTTTCCCAGAGTTTAAATCTATTGCAGATAACGCCTGGATCAAAAGTTGCGTTGTGGCTACCCAAGTCCGCTGAGGCCTACATTAGTATTTTTGGTAGCGTTGAACACAACTCGGCATTTATTCCCCTTGATATATCAATGCCGGCCAGCAGAGTGAATTACATTCTCAGTGACTCTGGGGCCGATATGCTGATATGTCGAACCTCGGATTATCGGAAACTATCTGAATCAAGGTGCCGCTGCCTAAACTTAGTGATATTGGTTGGAGACGAAGGCGAAGAGGATCTTTACCCGCTTGGTCGCTATTTGTACTGGCAAGATTTTATGAGGACTGCCCCCGCAGCCTGTGATACTCAGGTCAAATGTGGGCATACTGCGACACAGGCATTTGACGAGGAGAGTATCGCCTATATTTTCTATACCTCGGGCAGTACTGGTTTACCTAAGGGGGCGGCGATCAGCCATAGAGCTGCCTGCTCATTTGTCGACTGGGCGGTAGACTGTATCGATTTGACCAGTGCCGATGTAGTGGCTAATCAGGCCTCTCTGAGTTTTGATTTGTCGACTTTTGATCTGTTTGCCACCCTCAGTGCAGGGGCAACCTTGGTTGCTATACCTGACTGGCCGATCAGTTCCGGCTATCCATTTGCTCGGTTTATTCAAGAGCAGCGTATTAGCGTCTGGTATTCAGTACCTACAATACTTAATAAAATTGCTGCGTCCCAGCGCAAAACGCCCTTTAACCTCAATTGCTTGCGGGTGGTTATTTTCGCTGGGGAGGCGTTCGCCAAGCAGGATCTGGTGGCCTTTCAATGCTATGTAAAAGAGGCAAGTCTTTATAACTGGTATGGCGCTACAGAGATTAACTCTTGTATCAGCCATCTTGTGACCGCAGAAAATCTTGCCAGCGATCAGCCTCTACCCATCGGTATTCCCTGTCCCTTTGTCAAAATCAAACTGGTATTTGATGCTGGCAGCTCTGTGGGCGAACTGTTTGTCGCTGGGGAGTCGCTGATGACAGGCTATGTCAAGAACGGCAAGATTCGCAAAGATGGTTTTGTTCGCGGGCTTGATAAAGAAGATCTGTACTACGCCACCGGGGATCTGGTGAGTGAAGAAAATGGTCTGTTGATCTATCACGGCAGGCGCGACCATATGATCAAACACAAGGGTTACCGCGTTGAGTTGGCAGAGATTGAAAATAATGTTCTCAACCACAGTGGTGTAGAGGAGGTAGCCTGCGTTTATGTGGATAAGGCAATTGTGCTCTTTGTTGTGCCCCATGCTAGCAGTCTCAATTTACTTGAATCGAAGCTGCGTTCAAAGCTGGCGGAAACGCTGCCCAATTATATGCGCCCAGAAAAAATGTTTATTTCCGAAAAATTGCCCAAGTCAGTGCGCGGCAAGGTGGATCGCGGAAAGCTAAAAACACTATATCTGGATTGGCTTAAGCATCCTGCAGCTAATCAATACTGTGAGCAGGAGAATACAGAGGAGGTTGCCCTATGA
- a CDS encoding MbtH family NRPS accessory protein: MTVSKQAKTEQYSSDEIQFCVVVNQEEQYSYWFHNSPLPAGWKGTGFVGSQSECLIEIDKIWTDMRPLSVRKAIQSGLT, from the coding sequence ATGACAGTATCAAAGCAGGCAAAAACCGAACAGTACAGCAGCGATGAAATACAATTTTGTGTTGTAGTTAACCAAGAAGAACAGTACTCCTACTGGTTTCACAACAGTCCACTGCCCGCAGGATGGAAGGGCACTGGTTTTGTTGGCAGCCAATCCGAGTGCCTAATAGAAATTGATAAAATATGGACTGATATGCGCCCCCTGAGTGTGCGCAAGGCTATTCAATCAGGTCTCACATAA